GGGAATGGAACTGCGAGCTTTCTTCAATCGATACCGGCCTGCTGATGATGGGGATCCTTTTTGCACGGAACTATTACAGCCTGGACAACGATGTGGAAAACAAGATCCGCACCCTGGCAACACATTTGCTTGGCCGGATGGAATGGAACTTCCTTGAATTGCCTGAAACCGCGAAACATCCGCATGCGATCTCCATGGCCTGGTCACCGGAAAAGGGTTTGCTCGATTTTGGCTGGAGCGGTTACAACGAAGGCCTGTTCCTATACGTATTGGCTGCCGGCACAGGGATGGAAAATGTGGAAAGAAGCTATCAGTCATGGTTATCAACCTATGAATGGCAAACGCCTTACGAAGGTCTTTCCCATGTGGCTTTCCCTCCGTTGTTCGGCCACCAGTTCTCCCAGGCCTTCATTGATTATCGCGGCCTGGTTGACTTGTACATGAAAGACAAAGGCATCGAATACTATGAGAACTCCCGCCGTGCAACCTACGTTCAGCGGCAGTACGCCATCGACAATCCCAAAGGCTGGGTTGGCTATGATTCACTTTGCTGGGGAATCACTGCATCCGACGGCCCCACCGAGAAATATGATTTCGATGATAAGAAGTTCCTGGGTTATGCCGGACGCGGGACCAGCGGTCCCGATCATAACTATTTTGACGATGGTACGATTGCCCCTTACGGGCCGCTTTCTTCACTGCCCTTTGCTCCGGAGATCGTGCTGCCGACCGCTGAGTGGATGCTCTCGGCTTATGATGGGAGACTTTGGGGCAGGTATGGTTTTTATGACTCATTCAATATGACGGCCAACTGGATTGATGATGACTTTATCGGTATTGACCAGGGACCGATGCTGATGATGATTGAAAACTTTCGTACCGGTCTGGTGT
The nucleotide sequence above comes from Bacteroidales bacterium. Encoded proteins:
- a CDS encoding glucoamylase family protein, encoding MNDQNKVSILLLFIAFAFSMCAPPTEQLAFKSQGKVNYPLSPDQETMLDSIQQKTFLFFLNEHHPDWGIVKDRAAAWAPASIASTGFGIPCFAIGAERNWITREHAAEITLKMLNFFNNSVQSADTAVTGYKGFYYHFLDMKTGTREWNCELSSIDTGLLMMGILFARNYYSLDNDVENKIRTLATHLLGRMEWNFLELPETAKHPHAISMAWSPEKGLLDFGWSGYNEGLFLYVLAAGTGMENVERSYQSWLSTYEWQTPYEGLSHVAFPPLFGHQFSQAFIDYRGLVDLYMKDKGIEYYENSRRATYVQRQYAIDNPKGWVGYDSLCWGITASDGPTEKYDFDDKKFLGYAGRGTSGPDHNYFDDGTIAPYGPLSSLPFAPEIVLPTAEWMLSAYDGRLWGRYGFYDSFNMTANWIDDDFIGIDQGPMLMMIENFRTGLVWNYVMQDPVIQKGLARLGYEYLQ